Proteins from a genomic interval of Sphingopyxis sp. QXT-31:
- a CDS encoding fatty acid desaturase family protein — MTTINPPADRLATPFAPAAAKAPKSAIADDKAMLRAASELTRDLVNPSARIYWTDFLASAFLGYAGVAGAILAPTLPLMLAAALVAVLALYRAGSFIHELTHIRKNALPGFRLAWNVLIGVPMLIPSFLYEGIHSLHHNRTKYGTVEDPEYLPLALMKPWTVPLFVVVAAIAPVALLFRFAVLTPLSFLIPPLRKLVMERYSGLIINPLFRRRPPEGEFRRIWAWQEGGAWAWSTLLIAAGVFGWVPLRALLIFGAIASTTLVFNQIRTLVAHLWENDGGELTVTAQFLDSVNVPPPGLLPEIWAPVGLRYHALHHLLPGVPYHALAEAHRRLKDALPVDSQYHGANYDGLPGLVVRLVQGSARGGAAA, encoded by the coding sequence ATGACGACGATCAATCCCCCCGCCGATCGGCTCGCGACCCCCTTTGCACCGGCCGCGGCCAAGGCGCCCAAATCGGCCATTGCGGACGACAAGGCGATGTTGCGCGCGGCGTCGGAGCTGACGCGCGACCTCGTCAATCCCAGCGCGCGCATCTATTGGACCGATTTCCTCGCGTCGGCTTTCCTCGGCTATGCCGGCGTCGCGGGTGCGATCCTCGCGCCGACGCTGCCATTGATGCTCGCTGCGGCGCTGGTCGCGGTACTCGCGCTCTACCGCGCGGGCAGCTTCATCCACGAACTCACGCATATCCGCAAAAATGCGCTGCCGGGCTTCCGCCTCGCGTGGAACGTGCTGATCGGCGTGCCGATGCTGATCCCGTCCTTTCTCTACGAAGGCATCCACAGCCTGCACCACAACCGCACCAAATATGGCACGGTCGAGGACCCCGAATATCTGCCGCTCGCGCTGATGAAGCCGTGGACGGTGCCGCTGTTCGTGGTCGTCGCGGCGATCGCGCCGGTCGCCTTGCTGTTCCGTTTCGCGGTGTTGACGCCTTTGTCTTTCCTGATCCCGCCGCTGCGCAAGCTGGTGATGGAGCGCTATTCGGGGCTGATCATCAACCCGCTGTTCCGCCGCCGCCCGCCCGAGGGCGAGTTCCGCCGCATATGGGCGTGGCAGGAGGGCGGCGCCTGGGCGTGGTCGACGTTGCTGATCGCCGCGGGCGTGTTCGGCTGGGTGCCGCTGCGCGCGCTGCTGATCTTCGGCGCGATCGCCTCGACGACGCTCGTGTTCAACCAGATCCGCACGCTCGTCGCGCATCTGTGGGAAAATGACGGCGGCGAGCTGACCGTCACCGCGCAGTTCCTCGACAGCGTCAACGTGCCGCCGCCGGGGCTGCTGCCCGAAATCTGGGCGCCGGTCGGGCTGCGCTATCACGCGCTGCACCATCTGCTGCCGGGCGTGCCCTATCATGCGCTCGCCGAGGCTCACCGCCGCCTGAAGGACGCGCTGCCGGTCGATTCGCAATATCATGGCGCGAATTACGATGGGCTGCCGGGGCTGGTCGTGCGGCTGGTCCAGGGCTCGGCGCGCGGCGGGGCCGCGGCCTGA
- a CDS encoding N-acetyltransferase, with product MAAHQQGPVTIHPVKTKADKREFVELSYRLNRGDPAWVPPLRNEVYALLTPGKNPWYEHGKAQLFTARRDGRTVGRISAHIDTLALEQPAQQGMGPGTGNWGMLEAEDGEVARALLVTAEDWLRGQGMTRALGPLSISVWDEPGLLIEGFDDVPTIMMGHNSPLYRGWIEDAGYNPVKKLLNYGVRVDDGFPPLVNRIVAAGEKNERIRIRKVNKKRFDAEAKLIMGLLNDAWSDNWGFVPLSDTEIDFIGKKLKDIVFEDLIRVAELDGEPVAFMIVLPNINELLIDMDGSLWPFNWARLLWWLRKPKSVTLRVPLMGVAKKLQNSRMASTLAFMMIEFIRRDAVRDYGTVYGDIGWVLDDNQGMNAVAAAIEAKVNRVYQIYDQVLG from the coding sequence ATGGCCGCACATCAACAGGGCCCCGTCACCATTCATCCGGTCAAGACCAAGGCCGACAAGCGCGAATTCGTCGAGCTTTCCTATCGCCTCAACCGCGGCGATCCCGCGTGGGTGCCGCCGCTCCGGAACGAAGTCTATGCCCTGCTGACCCCGGGCAAGAATCCCTGGTACGAGCATGGCAAGGCGCAGTTGTTCACCGCGCGCCGTGACGGCCGGACGGTCGGGCGCATCTCCGCCCATATCGACACGCTCGCGCTCGAACAGCCCGCGCAGCAGGGCATGGGGCCAGGCACCGGCAATTGGGGAATGCTCGAGGCCGAGGATGGCGAAGTCGCGCGGGCTTTGCTCGTCACCGCCGAGGACTGGCTGCGCGGCCAGGGCATGACGCGCGCGCTCGGCCCGCTGTCGATTTCGGTCTGGGACGAACCCGGGCTGCTGATCGAGGGCTTCGACGATGTCCCGACGATCATGATGGGGCATAACAGCCCGCTCTATCGCGGCTGGATCGAGGATGCGGGTTACAACCCGGTCAAGAAATTGCTCAATTATGGCGTGCGCGTCGACGACGGCTTTCCGCCGCTGGTCAACCGCATCGTCGCGGCGGGCGAGAAGAACGAGCGCATCCGCATCCGCAAGGTGAACAAGAAGAGGTTCGACGCCGAAGCAAAGCTGATCATGGGCCTGCTCAACGACGCCTGGTCAGACAATTGGGGCTTCGTCCCGCTCAGCGACACCGAGATCGACTTCATCGGCAAGAAATTGAAGGACATCGTCTTCGAGGATCTGATCCGCGTCGCCGAGCTTGATGGCGAGCCCGTCGCCTTCATGATCGTGCTGCCCAATATCAACGAGTTGCTGATCGACATGGACGGCTCGCTCTGGCCCTTCAACTGGGCGCGGCTGCTCTGGTGGCTGCGCAAGCCCAAGAGCGTCACCCTGCGCGTACCCTTGATGGGCGTCGCCAAGAAGCTGCAGAACAGCCGCATGGCGAGCACCCTCGCCTTCATGATGATCGAGTTCATCCGCCGCGACGCGGTGCGCGATTATGGCACCGTTTACGGTGACATCGGCTGGGTGCTCGACGACAATCAGGGGATGAACGCGGTCGCCGCGGCGATCGAGGCCAAGGTCAACCGCGTCTACCAGATCTACGACCAGGTGCTCGGCTGA
- a CDS encoding DUF1800 domain-containing protein, whose amino-acid sequence MAIQYLAANRFGLGRRWDDPAIDDPKAWLLRQLAEFDPAPPAIAALEGRAAIASAYIDYRQDRQAMRREAADAAEMSEEEKGMDPELRRLSRSAIRRHYVDGAAARLTTAVASPTPFAERLTHFWANHFAVSADKIAVIGFTGNYEFEAIRPNIMGKFSDLLIAAVRHPAMLLYLDQAQSFGPDSPVAARRQRRGAQGPGLNENLAREILELHTLGVRTGYTQADVTDFAKALTGLTVAGLGRGAGQRLMPAGAQPGETVFIAQLHQPGEQTILGKRYADGGAKQAEAVLRDLAIHPATAKHVATKLARHFTADDPPPALVARLSADFQKTGGDLPSLYRTLITSPEPWQAGPAMFKSPWDWTVSLMRGLKLPALGERQNIPALFTQLGQPVWRPGSPAGYDDKVATWAGSAALMQRVELASRIAGRIGDRTDARRLAPLLLSDALDPATGEAIARADSPGQGLAMLFASPAFLRR is encoded by the coding sequence ATGGCGATCCAATATCTTGCCGCCAACCGCTTCGGGCTCGGGCGCCGCTGGGACGATCCCGCGATCGATGACCCCAAGGCATGGCTGCTGCGCCAGCTCGCCGAGTTCGATCCCGCGCCGCCGGCGATCGCGGCGCTCGAAGGGCGCGCGGCGATCGCAAGTGCCTATATCGATTATCGCCAGGACCGGCAGGCGATGCGGCGCGAGGCCGCCGATGCGGCAGAGATGAGCGAGGAGGAGAAGGGCATGGACCCTGAACTCCGCCGCCTGTCCCGCTCGGCGATCCGCCGCCATTATGTCGACGGCGCAGCGGCGCGGCTGACGACCGCGGTCGCCTCGCCCACCCCCTTTGCCGAGCGGCTCACCCATTTCTGGGCCAATCATTTTGCGGTGTCGGCCGACAAGATCGCGGTGATCGGCTTCACCGGCAATTACGAGTTCGAGGCGATCCGCCCCAATATCATGGGCAAGTTTTCGGACCTGCTGATCGCCGCGGTGCGCCACCCGGCGATGCTGCTCTACCTCGACCAGGCGCAGAGCTTCGGCCCCGACAGCCCCGTCGCGGCGCGGCGCCAGCGACGCGGCGCCCAAGGGCCCGGGCTCAACGAGAATCTGGCGCGCGAGATTTTGGAACTGCACACGCTCGGCGTACGCACCGGCTACACCCAGGCCGACGTCACCGACTTCGCCAAGGCGCTCACCGGCCTCACCGTCGCGGGGCTCGGGCGCGGCGCGGGGCAGCGGCTGATGCCCGCGGGCGCACAGCCCGGCGAGACGGTGTTCATCGCGCAGCTCCACCAACCCGGCGAGCAGACCATCCTCGGCAAGCGCTACGCCGACGGCGGCGCGAAACAGGCTGAGGCGGTGCTGCGCGACCTCGCGATCCATCCCGCGACCGCGAAACATGTCGCGACCAAGCTCGCGCGTCACTTCACCGCCGACGATCCCCCGCCCGCGCTGGTCGCGCGGCTGTCGGCCGATTTCCAGAAGACCGGCGGCGACCTCCCGTCGCTCTACCGCACGCTCATTACCTCGCCGGAGCCGTGGCAGGCGGGGCCGGCGATGTTCAAATCGCCGTGGGACTGGACGGTGTCGCTGATGCGCGGGCTCAAGCTCCCCGCGCTCGGCGAGCGGCAGAATATTCCGGCGCTCTTCACCCAATTAGGCCAGCCGGTTTGGCGCCCGGGATCGCCCGCGGGTTACGACGACAAGGTCGCGACCTGGGCAGGATCGGCGGCGCTGATGCAGCGCGTCGAGCTCGCGAGCCGCATCGCGGGGCGGATCGGCGACCGCACCGACGCGCGCCGCCTGGCTCCCCTGCTCCTATCCGACGCGCTCGACCCCGCCACCGGCGAAGCGATTGCGCGCGCCGACAGTCCGGGCCAGGGCCTGGCGATGCTCTTCGCCAGCCCGGCCTTCCTGCGGAGATAG
- a CDS encoding DUF1501 domain-containing protein: MTLTRRTALIAGLGTLAVGALPGMAFAAAPTNRRLLFVIQRGAADGLAIAAPIGDPAFAAARRTLADEAATGAKLDGMFTLHPALSGAAGLFVAREAHVAHAVATAYRDRSHFDGQNMLEAGGTRPYGRDDGWLNRLLALLPASERDALAIAPAVPLALRGALPVGTYAPSRLPQADADLIARLSSLYAKDELLHPLWDSAIKTQELAGDIGGNNGRNGAELGALAASLMAPADGARVMMVETGGWDTHSGQRGRLAAQLRGLDQLVGAVKTGLGAEWSSTLVIVATEFGRTVAVNGTGGTDHGTGSAALLFGGALAAGGKVSADWPGLSAGSLLDGRDLKPTRSLEGVIAEAVAHHYGLDPARAKKALYPEVLA, from the coding sequence ATGACCCTCACCCGCCGCACCGCCCTCATCGCCGGACTCGGCACGCTGGCCGTGGGCGCGCTGCCAGGCATGGCCTTTGCCGCCGCACCGACGAACCGCCGCCTGCTCTTCGTGATCCAGCGCGGCGCCGCCGACGGGCTCGCGATCGCCGCGCCGATCGGCGATCCCGCCTTCGCCGCCGCCCGCCGCACGCTTGCTGACGAGGCGGCGACGGGCGCGAAGCTCGACGGCATGTTCACACTGCATCCGGCGCTGAGCGGCGCCGCGGGGCTGTTCGTGGCGCGTGAGGCGCATGTAGCGCATGCGGTCGCGACGGCGTATCGCGACCGCTCGCATTTCGACGGGCAGAATATGCTCGAGGCGGGCGGCACGCGCCCCTATGGCCGCGACGACGGCTGGCTCAACCGGCTGCTCGCCCTGCTTCCCGCGAGCGAGCGCGACGCGCTGGCGATCGCCCCCGCGGTGCCGCTCGCGCTGCGCGGCGCGCTTCCCGTCGGCACCTATGCGCCGAGCCGGCTGCCGCAGGCCGACGCCGACCTGATCGCGCGATTGTCGTCGCTCTATGCCAAGGACGAACTGCTCCATCCCTTGTGGGACAGCGCGATCAAGACGCAGGAACTGGCGGGCGACATCGGCGGCAACAACGGCCGCAACGGCGCCGAGCTCGGCGCGCTCGCCGCCTCGCTGATGGCACCCGCCGACGGCGCGCGCGTGATGATGGTCGAAACCGGCGGCTGGGACACGCACAGCGGCCAGCGCGGCCGCCTCGCGGCACAGCTGCGCGGGCTCGACCAGCTCGTCGGCGCGGTCAAGACGGGGCTGGGCGCAGAGTGGAGCAGCACCCTCGTCATCGTCGCGACCGAATTCGGGCGGACGGTCGCGGTCAACGGCACCGGCGGCACCGACCATGGCACCGGTTCGGCCGCGCTGCTGTTCGGTGGCGCGCTCGCGGCAGGCGGCAAGGTGTCGGCCGACTGGCCCGGGCTGAGCGCGGGTTCTTTGCTCGACGGCCGCGACCTCAAGCCCACGCGCAGCCTCGAGGGCGTAATCGCTGAGGCGGTCGCGCATCATTATGGACTCGACCCGGCGCGCGCGAAGAAGGCGCTCTACCCGGAGGTGCTGGCCTAA
- a CDS encoding class II glutamine amidotransferase: protein MMYLGERVTLDELLFKPDSSLVNQAYMPKMLHMLNLAGFGMMAWDSASHEAHEPHRYRSPSLPIFDGNLKSLATKTRAECVIAHVRGVAYSTTVKVSEQNTHPFHFPGAAVAMAHNGDIYRIGEMKGTLMPDMTPELLAQISGSTDSEWVYALLLSQLPDWRVEPEGSELIAAVQATVDILERARRHHGIAISSSCNLFLTTGRQILGLRHCFDFGHYRTGSPDQVHEANMNFLSMWFTTGRDYGLHDGEWQMVGGEEEPRAIIVASEPLSSNSATWMPVPEYAMVHAEMTGDRPKFRVVPLAR, encoded by the coding sequence ATGATGTATCTGGGCGAGCGCGTGACGCTCGACGAACTGTTGTTCAAGCCCGATAGCAGCCTGGTCAACCAGGCCTATATGCCCAAGATGCTGCACATGCTGAACCTAGCGGGGTTCGGAATGATGGCGTGGGATTCGGCCTCGCACGAGGCGCACGAGCCGCACCGCTACCGCTCGCCCTCGCTTCCGATCTTCGACGGGAACCTCAAGTCGCTCGCGACCAAGACACGCGCCGAATGCGTGATCGCGCACGTCCGCGGGGTCGCCTATTCGACGACGGTCAAGGTCAGCGAGCAGAACACCCACCCCTTTCATTTCCCCGGCGCCGCGGTCGCGATGGCGCATAATGGCGACATTTATCGCATCGGCGAGATGAAGGGCACGCTGATGCCCGACATGACCCCCGAACTGCTCGCGCAGATATCGGGGTCGACCGATAGCGAATGGGTCTATGCGCTGCTGCTGTCGCAGCTTCCCGACTGGCGCGTCGAGCCCGAAGGTAGCGAACTGATCGCGGCGGTGCAGGCGACGGTCGATATCCTCGAGCGCGCGCGGCGCCACCACGGCATCGCCATCTCGTCGAGCTGCAACCTGTTCCTGACCACCGGCCGGCAGATATTGGGGCTGCGCCACTGCTTCGACTTCGGCCATTACCGCACCGGATCGCCTGACCAGGTGCATGAGGCGAACATGAATTTCCTGTCGATGTGGTTCACCACCGGCCGCGACTACGGCCTGCACGACGGCGAGTGGCAAATGGTCGGCGGCGAAGAGGAACCCCGCGCAATCATCGTGGCGTCCGAGCCGCTGTCGTCGAACAGCGCGACGTGGATGCCGGTCCCCGAATATGCGATGGTGCATGCCGAGATGACGGGCGACCGACCGAAGTTCCGCGTGGTGCCGCTGGCGCGGTAG
- a CDS encoding peptidase — protein MTYCVGMRLNKGLVFMSDTRTNAGVDDIAQVRKMRSWHVPGERVITLMSAGNLATTQAVVSLLDERTKAPQDRHPSILAAPSMFQVATTVGETLRQIVMRFNAEGPAAASAFRASLIVGGQIKGSEPRLFMIYPEGNFIEAGEDNPFFQIGETKYGRPIIVRSYDPAMSFEDAVKLLCVSFDSTIRANAGVDLPIDLKIHERDDYSTVRERRFERGDPYFQSVADGWAEALGIALAELPDFHF, from the coding sequence ATGACCTATTGCGTCGGCATGCGTTTGAACAAGGGGCTGGTGTTCATGTCGGACACCCGCACCAATGCTGGGGTCGACGACATCGCGCAGGTGCGCAAGATGCGCAGCTGGCACGTCCCCGGCGAGCGCGTGATCACGCTGATGTCGGCGGGCAATCTCGCGACGACACAGGCAGTGGTCAGCCTGCTCGACGAACGCACCAAGGCGCCGCAAGACCGCCATCCGTCGATCCTGGCCGCACCGTCGATGTTCCAGGTCGCAACGACGGTGGGCGAGACGCTGCGCCAGATCGTCATGCGCTTCAATGCCGAGGGGCCCGCAGCGGCCTCGGCCTTTCGCGCCTCGCTGATCGTCGGCGGGCAGATCAAGGGCTCCGAACCCCGGCTGTTCATGATCTATCCCGAGGGCAATTTCATCGAGGCAGGCGAGGACAATCCCTTCTTCCAGATCGGCGAGACCAAATACGGCCGTCCGATCATCGTGCGCTCCTACGACCCCGCCATGTCGTTCGAGGATGCGGTGAAATTGCTCTGCGTCTCGTTCGATTCGACGATCCGCGCCAACGCCGGTGTCGACCTGCCGATCGACCTCAAGATTCACGAGCGCGACGATTACAGCACGGTCCGCGAACGCCGCTTCGAGCGCGGCGACCCCTATTTCCAGAGCGTCGCCGACGGCTGGGCCGAGGCGCTGGGCATCGCGCTGGCGGAACTGCCGGACTTTCATTTTTAG
- a CDS encoding transglutaminase family protein: MRLRVDHTTRYQYDAPVAYALQQVKLTPKERPGQQLIHGWTIEITGGTNQLHYTDHHGNGVDLIAVDPGAQELVIHCSGEVELISWDGVIGVHRGAMPLWTFLRPTPLTRAGRHVRTLIGELGRDFGSDIERAHALSALILRRLPYSIGVTGAETTAEQALGGAGGVCQDHAHIFISAMRHLGHPARYVSGYLKMNDRTQQDATHGWAEAHFDAIGWVGFDVSNGYSPDQRYIRVATGLDYHDAAPVRGMRYGAAQENLIVELQVQQ; this comes from the coding sequence ATGCGCCTTCGTGTAGACCATACCACCCGCTATCAGTACGACGCCCCCGTCGCCTATGCGCTGCAGCAGGTGAAGCTGACGCCCAAGGAGCGACCGGGGCAACAGCTGATTCACGGCTGGACCATCGAGATTACGGGCGGCACCAACCAACTCCACTACACCGACCATCATGGCAATGGCGTCGATCTGATCGCGGTCGATCCCGGCGCGCAGGAACTGGTCATCCATTGCAGCGGCGAGGTGGAGCTGATCAGCTGGGACGGGGTGATCGGGGTGCATCGCGGGGCGATGCCGCTCTGGACTTTCCTGCGTCCGACCCCGCTGACCCGCGCGGGGCGCCATGTGCGCACCCTGATCGGCGAACTGGGCCGCGATTTCGGATCGGATATCGAGCGCGCGCACGCGCTGTCGGCGCTGATCCTCCGGAGGCTGCCGTACAGCATCGGGGTCACTGGCGCCGAGACGACCGCCGAACAGGCGCTCGGCGGCGCCGGCGGGGTGTGCCAGGACCATGCGCATATCTTCATCTCGGCGATGCGCCACTTGGGGCATCCGGCGCGCTATGTGTCGGGCTATCTCAAGATGAACGACCGGACGCAGCAGGATGCGACGCACGGCTGGGCCGAGGCGCATTTCGATGCGATCGGCTGGGTCGGCTTCGACGTGTCGAACGGCTATTCGCCCGACCAGCGCTATATCCGCGTCGCGACCGGGCTCGACTATCACGACGCGGCGCCGGTGCGCGGCATGCGCTATGGTGCAGCGCAAGAAAATCTGATTGTCGAGTTGCAGGTCCAGCAATAA
- a CDS encoding alpha-E domain-containing protein: MLGKTAGSLYWMARYLERSENNARLIEAGFRIALTRSNTAQAEWRSVLVTAGSDRRFKEAHGDYNSSRVVDFLLRDPANPSSIISVVKQARDNARTARTYLTREVWEAVNTSWMTLGGLLRRQVREDDLPDVLAAIRQQSAQVRGAWTGTMLRNDGYNFARLGTFLERADNTARILDVKYFLLLPSVAHIGTSIDNVQWETILRSVSAHRAYRWLYGTEISALKIAEFLILYKQMPRSLAFCCDKMLENLDWLQRSYGQETEAGRLAAAICRDRLSRPIQSIFDGGLHEYITDFLRANAALARQIERDYRFVE; encoded by the coding sequence ATGCTCGGCAAGACCGCAGGCTCGCTTTACTGGATGGCGCGCTACCTCGAGCGCAGCGAGAATAATGCGCGGCTGATCGAGGCGGGGTTTCGCATTGCGCTGACGCGGTCGAACACCGCGCAGGCCGAATGGCGATCGGTGCTGGTGACCGCGGGGTCCGACCGGCGCTTCAAGGAAGCGCATGGCGATTACAACTCGTCGCGCGTCGTCGATTTCCTGCTGCGCGATCCGGCCAACCCGTCGAGCATCATCTCGGTGGTCAAGCAGGCGCGCGACAATGCGCGCACCGCGCGCACCTACCTGACCCGCGAGGTCTGGGAGGCCGTCAACACCAGCTGGATGACCCTGGGCGGCCTGCTGCGGCGCCAGGTGCGCGAGGACGACCTGCCCGACGTGCTCGCCGCGATCCGCCAACAGAGCGCGCAGGTGCGCGGCGCGTGGACGGGCACGATGCTGCGCAACGACGGCTATAATTTCGCGCGGCTCGGCACCTTCCTCGAACGCGCCGACAACACCGCGCGCATCCTCGACGTCAAATATTTCCTGCTGCTGCCCTCGGTCGCGCATATCGGGACGTCGATCGACAATGTGCAGTGGGAGACGATCCTGCGCTCGGTGTCGGCGCACCGCGCCTATCGCTGGCTCTACGGGACTGAGATCAGCGCCTTGAAGATTGCCGAATTCCTGATCCTCTACAAACAGATGCCGCGCAGTCTGGCCTTTTGCTGCGACAAGATGCTCGAAAATCTCGACTGGCTCCAACGCTCCTACGGACAGGAGACCGAGGCGGGGCGGTTGGCGGCGGCGATTTGTCGCGACCGGCTGTCGCGCCCGATCCAGTCGATCTTCGACGGCGGGCTGCACGAATATATCACCGATTTCCTTCGCGCCAACGCCGCGCTCGCGCGGCAGATCGAGCGCGATTACCGATTCGTGGAATGA
- a CDS encoding circularly permuted type 2 ATP-grasp protein yields the protein MQGQGGETRAPYREFCEWFDAEEPSRIHRKAQQAEAFFRTTGITFAVYGQDEADERLIPFDVVPRIISASEWRRLSRGIEQRVRALNAFLHDIYHRQEILRAGRVPTELISRNEAFLPMMMGMDPPGGVYTHISGIDIVRTGANEFYVLEDNARTPSGVSYMLENRETMLQMFPELFAKVPVREVSDYPINLLRSLAACAPPMCGGTPTVAVLTPGIHNSAYFEHSFLADQMGAELVEGHDLRVVNGRVAMRTTQGYKPIDVLYRRVDDDFLDPLNFRPDSVLGVPGIWDVYRAGGITIANAPGTGIADDKALYSYMPDIIEFYTGEKALLPNVPTWRCSEPEHLKEVLDRLPELVVKEVHGSGGYGMLVGPAATKKEIAAFRKKLEANPRGYIAQPTLSLSTVPIFTRSGLAPRHVDLRPFVLMSPAGITITPGGLTRVAMTKGSLVVNSSQGGGTKDTWVLED from the coding sequence ATGCAGGGCCAGGGGGGCGAAACGCGGGCGCCCTATCGCGAATTTTGCGAGTGGTTCGACGCCGAGGAGCCGTCGCGCATCCACCGCAAGGCGCAGCAGGCCGAGGCTTTCTTTCGCACCACCGGCATCACCTTCGCCGTCTATGGCCAGGACGAGGCCGACGAGCGGTTGATCCCCTTCGACGTCGTGCCGCGAATCATTTCGGCGAGCGAGTGGCGGCGGCTGTCGCGCGGCATCGAGCAGCGCGTGCGGGCGCTCAACGCCTTCCTTCACGACATCTACCATCGCCAGGAAATATTGCGCGCCGGGCGTGTGCCGACCGAGCTCATCTCGCGCAACGAGGCGTTCCTGCCGATGATGATGGGCATGGACCCGCCGGGCGGGGTCTATACGCATATCAGCGGCATCGACATCGTGCGCACCGGCGCCAACGAATTCTACGTGCTCGAGGATAATGCGCGGACGCCGTCGGGCGTGTCCTACATGCTCGAGAATCGCGAGACGATGCTCCAGATGTTCCCCGAGCTGTTCGCGAAGGTGCCGGTGCGCGAGGTCAGCGACTATCCGATCAACCTGCTGCGCTCGCTCGCCGCCTGCGCGCCGCCGATGTGCGGCGGCACGCCGACGGTCGCGGTGCTGACCCCCGGCATCCACAACAGCGCCTATTTCGAGCACAGCTTCCTCGCCGACCAGATGGGCGCCGAACTGGTCGAGGGGCATGATTTGCGCGTCGTGAACGGCCGCGTCGCGATGCGCACGACGCAGGGCTACAAGCCGATCGACGTGCTCTATCGCCGCGTCGACGATGATTTTCTCGATCCGCTCAATTTCCGGCCCGACTCGGTGCTCGGCGTGCCGGGCATCTGGGACGTCTATCGCGCCGGCGGCATCACCATCGCCAACGCGCCGGGGACCGGGATCGCCGATGATAAGGCGTTATACTCGTACATGCCCGACATCATCGAATTCTACACCGGCGAAAAGGCGCTGCTGCCCAATGTGCCGACGTGGCGCTGCAGCGAGCCCGAGCATCTGAAGGAGGTGCTCGACCGCCTGCCCGAACTGGTGGTCAAGGAGGTCCACGGGTCGGGCGGTTACGGTATGCTCGTGGGTCCCGCGGCGACCAAGAAGGAGATCGCGGCTTTCCGCAAGAAGCTGGAGGCCAACCCGCGCGGCTATATCGCGCAGCCGACGCTGTCGCTCTCGACCGTGCCGATCTTCACGCGCAGCGGGCTCGCGCCGCGGCACGTCGACCTCCGCCCCTTCGTGCTGATGTCGCCCGCGGGGATTACGATCACTCCGGGCGGGCTGACGCGCGTCGCGATGACCAAGGGGTCGCTGGTGGTCAATTCGAGCCAGGGAGGCGGCACCAAGGATACCTGGGTGCTGGAGGATTGA
- a CDS encoding sulfite exporter TauE/SafE family protein — MAGLAIGFGFTALLYAAVGFGGGSTYTALLILGGVAVGLVPAISLACNVIVVTGGTIRFARAGVMPWAKALPLIVVAAPLAFLGGLTPVKQGVLVVLLGVSLLASAIALLVQPQTAKPVALSPKLLLPIAAGLGYLAGVVGVGGGIFLAPILHLIRWAEARAVAATASLFILVNSLFGLTGQLIKGKGLEMAHAVIDHWPLLVAVLIGGAIGTQIAVKTGPAVLIRRLTALLVGFVAVRLLFGF, encoded by the coding sequence ATGGCCGGGCTCGCGATCGGGTTCGGGTTCACCGCCTTGCTCTATGCCGCGGTCGGCTTCGGCGGCGGGTCGACCTATACCGCGCTGCTGATCCTCGGCGGGGTCGCGGTCGGGCTGGTCCCGGCGATCAGCCTCGCGTGCAATGTCATCGTCGTCACCGGCGGCACGATCCGCTTCGCGCGCGCGGGGGTGATGCCCTGGGCCAAGGCGCTTCCCCTAATAGTCGTGGCGGCGCCGCTCGCTTTCCTCGGCGGGCTGACCCCGGTCAAGCAGGGCGTGCTCGTCGTGCTGCTCGGCGTCTCGCTGCTCGCTTCGGCGATCGCGCTGCTGGTCCAGCCGCAGACCGCCAAACCCGTCGCGCTGTCGCCGAAGCTGTTGCTGCCAATCGCCGCGGGGCTCGGCTATCTCGCGGGCGTCGTCGGCGTCGGCGGCGGCATCTTCCTCGCGCCGATCCTCCACCTCATCCGCTGGGCCGAGGCGCGCGCGGTCGCGGCGACCGCCAGCCTGTTCATCCTTGTCAACAGCCTGTTCGGACTCACGGGCCAGCTGATCAAGGGCAAGGGGCTGGAGATGGCGCATGCCGTGATCGATCACTGGCCCTTGCTGGTCGCGGTGCTGATCGGCGGTGCGATCGGCACCCAGATCGCGGTGAAGACCGGGCCCGCGGTGCTGATCCGGCGGCTGACCGCGCTGCTGGTGGGGTTTGTGGCGGTGCGCCTGCTCTTTGGTTTCTGA
- a CDS encoding winged helix-turn-helix domain-containing protein: MADAGRIALRLRIRRGDAIAMGPGKAALLEAIDAHGSISAAARSIGMSYRRAWLLVEEMNSCFAASLVETRPGAGAMLSDAARTVLAAYRAAEVAAEEAAVRVLGPVVAGLKPRGVGR, encoded by the coding sequence ATGGCGGACGCCGGCCGGATCGCGCTCAGGCTGCGAATCCGGCGCGGCGACGCCATCGCAATGGGGCCGGGCAAGGCGGCGCTGCTCGAAGCGATCGACGCGCACGGCTCGATCTCGGCCGCGGCGCGGTCGATCGGCATGAGCTACCGCCGCGCGTGGCTGCTGGTCGAGGAGATGAATAGCTGCTTCGCTGCATCGCTCGTCGAGACGCGGCCGGGCGCGGGCGCGATGCTGAGCGATGCGGCGCGGACGGTGCTGGCGGCGTATCGCGCGGCGGAAGTTGCGGCGGAGGAAGCGGCGGTGCGGGTGTTGGGCCCGGTGGTGGCGGGGTTGAAGCCTCGTGGGGTCGGGCGTTAG